From Marivirga harenae, one genomic window encodes:
- a CDS encoding response regulator yields the protein MSVPNQNFEVLIVDDDEMTVFLHEVYVKDNDFHPAPKSFYNGKDAVDYFNTYFNVAKHYCILLDINMPILDGWEVMDEIEEKGMDKNVSVIILTSSINTADRLKARKYNMVIDYVEKPLSTQHLEKIKLQDKIKDYF from the coding sequence ATGTCAGTACCAAATCAGAATTTTGAAGTATTAATAGTGGATGATGATGAAATGACTGTTTTTTTACATGAGGTATATGTAAAAGATAATGATTTTCACCCCGCCCCAAAAAGTTTTTACAATGGGAAAGATGCGGTGGATTATTTCAATACATATTTCAATGTGGCCAAACATTATTGTATTTTATTGGATATTAATATGCCCATTTTAGATGGTTGGGAGGTGATGGATGAAATCGAAGAAAAAGGTATGGATAAAAACGTCTCCGTAATTATCTTGACCTCTTCAATAAACACAGCCGACAGATTAAAAGCTCGAAAATACAATATGGTTATTGATTATGTAGAAAAGCCACTAAGTACTCAGCATCTTGAAAAGATTAAATTACAAGATAAAATTAAAGATTATTTTTGA
- a CDS encoding phospholipase, with the protein MQFNKFLRLLFVLLSTVFIISCDKNEIEDGLEDDFDFQNVVSYEFLDSISADEIISRFGGNNLASGFINFDITAHKITYMTANYDGTEVEASGLVLIPVVSGSSKLTSFQHSTLAKDPDPEIDQEARAPSYLPDNNDEIYLSAALFASNGYLISAPDYIGYGSTGDMFHPYEHAQTTATSSYDMLVAAREYAEFLEVKMRTEGDSEVEELYLLGYSQGGNSTMALHKYIEEEHPGEFEIIKSAMGAGAYHKTAVGDYIFNNEGDLGFSIRLYLWVLDTYDRVYLQRGMAYYLKEPFATEVIDKGYFAISSTNPQELFTDDFISEINDPSSEFSAALADNDIHNWKAEAPIKLFHSRDDALVPYFNSVDAFESMNAMGSTEVTLETYVFGGDVDPQDIHGLGGGRFFSDVISNYFRF; encoded by the coding sequence ATGCAATTTAATAAGTTTCTCCGATTATTATTCGTCCTGTTATCAACTGTTTTTATCATTTCGTGTGATAAAAATGAAATTGAAGATGGATTAGAAGATGATTTTGATTTTCAAAATGTTGTTAGTTATGAGTTTCTAGATTCTATATCTGCAGATGAAATAATTTCCCGTTTCGGTGGAAATAATTTAGCGAGTGGATTTATTAACTTCGATATTACTGCACATAAAATTACCTATATGACCGCAAATTATGACGGCACAGAGGTGGAAGCCTCAGGCTTGGTTTTAATTCCGGTTGTTAGTGGGTCATCTAAATTGACTAGCTTCCAACACAGCACATTAGCGAAAGACCCCGATCCTGAAATAGACCAGGAAGCAAGAGCACCTTCATATTTACCAGATAATAATGACGAAATTTATCTGTCTGCCGCACTTTTCGCTTCAAATGGTTATTTAATTTCCGCTCCCGATTATATTGGTTATGGAAGTACAGGTGACATGTTTCATCCCTATGAACACGCTCAGACAACAGCAACCAGCAGCTACGACATGTTAGTAGCCGCTAGAGAATATGCCGAATTTTTGGAGGTTAAAATGAGAACAGAAGGAGATAGTGAAGTGGAGGAACTGTATTTATTAGGCTACTCTCAAGGAGGGAATTCTACTATGGCCTTGCACAAGTATATTGAAGAGGAACACCCTGGAGAGTTTGAAATTATAAAAAGTGCCATGGGAGCTGGTGCATACCATAAAACTGCAGTTGGTGATTATATTTTTAATAATGAAGGAGATCTTGGATTTTCAATCCGCCTTTACTTATGGGTTTTGGATACATATGATCGGGTATATTTGCAGCGAGGCATGGCATATTATTTAAAGGAGCCTTTTGCAACAGAAGTGATTGACAAGGGTTATTTCGCAATTTCAAGTACTAATCCGCAGGAATTGTTTACCGATGATTTTATCTCTGAAATTAATGATCCCAGTAGTGAGTTTAGTGCTGCATTAGCTGATAATGATATACATAACTGGAAAGCGGAAGCCCCAATTAAGTTATTTCATAGCAGAGATGACGCATTAGTCCCCTACTTCAATTCAGTGGATGCCTTTGAAAGTATGAATGCTATGGGAAGTACCGAAGTCACATTGGAAACTTATGTATTCGGTGGAGATGTAGATCCACAGGATATCCATGGATTAGGGGGAGGAAGGTTTTTTTCTGATGTCATATCTAATTATTTTAGGTTTTAG
- a CDS encoding threonine ammonia-lyase, which produces MHLQEIPKKEDILSAEKRIHDYVHRTPVFTSSTLNEILGVSVYFKCENLQKVGAFKMRGASNAILSLSKSQLKKGVATHSSGNHAQAVALAAKLSKIPAYIVMPQNAPEVKVEAVRRYGAEVIYCESNLKAREETLNEVVEKTGATFIHPYDDYDVIAGQATCAKEMIEDTDHLKAIFAPIGGGGLMAGTLLSSQYFGNKIPVIGAEPKGADDAYRSWKAGEIIPMDNPDTIADGLRTSVGQRNFPIIQKYIKDIVTVSDQEIIEAMRLIFNYLKLVVEPSGAVPFASMIKIKEQFKGKKVGVILCGGNVDLKKLPF; this is translated from the coding sequence ATGCACCTTCAAGAAATCCCCAAAAAAGAAGATATCCTGAGCGCTGAAAAAAGAATTCACGATTACGTACACCGTACGCCAGTATTTACTTCTTCAACTCTGAATGAAATATTAGGGGTTAGTGTATATTTCAAATGTGAGAATTTACAGAAAGTAGGTGCTTTTAAAATGAGAGGGGCATCTAATGCAATTCTTTCCTTAAGTAAATCACAATTAAAAAAGGGGGTGGCTACTCATTCCTCTGGAAATCATGCGCAAGCTGTAGCACTTGCTGCAAAACTTTCAAAAATTCCAGCCTATATTGTAATGCCTCAAAATGCACCCGAAGTCAAAGTGGAGGCAGTTAGACGATATGGTGCTGAAGTTATATATTGTGAGTCAAACTTAAAAGCCAGAGAAGAAACGCTTAATGAAGTGGTAGAGAAAACAGGAGCAACCTTTATTCATCCCTACGATGATTATGATGTGATAGCTGGTCAAGCCACCTGTGCGAAGGAAATGATAGAAGATACAGATCATTTAAAAGCAATTTTTGCTCCAATTGGCGGAGGGGGATTAATGGCTGGCACCTTGTTGTCATCTCAATATTTTGGAAATAAAATTCCTGTGATAGGTGCAGAGCCAAAGGGAGCAGATGACGCTTATAGGTCTTGGAAAGCGGGAGAAATAATTCCAATGGACAATCCGGATACTATTGCAGATGGTTTAAGAACTTCCGTTGGTCAAAGGAATTTTCCCATTATTCAAAAATATATAAAAGATATTGTTACAGTAAGTGATCAAGAAATCATTGAAGCAATGCGTTTAATTTTCAATTATCTGAAATTAGTGGTGGAGCCTTCCGGTGCTGTTCCATTTGCCTCCATGATCAAAATAAAAGAGCAGTTTAAAGGCAAAAAAGTTGGGGTTATTCTATGTGGCGGAAATGTTGATCTAAAAAAATTACCTTTCTAA
- a CDS encoding Brp/Blh family beta-carotene 15,15'-dioxygenase, giving the protein MLKTNFLHIFITILVISIYPWLETLAFDTQLKITLALIFLLGIPHGAIDHILLRKKKQSTKQQIQFYAFYLGLIGAYVITWIVFPYFSLVVFFLISFFHFGQSQFSDVKIEESSKGKKLLYLSWGGSIISGLFYHHYDRLIEFFLETSHFNQTATIITPTSLSYFFVITSIATFILMAYLLLFKVNSKNRFFSEIGVFLLLHLAFYTLPPLLAFALYFAVWHSLKVLYEEYKYLGTKRKKFKFNHFIKELLPFTLMSVAGVLILLFAFSYFQFSISPFFLTIIFLSVLTLPHSVVMDNWYKKMQRK; this is encoded by the coding sequence ATGCTTAAAACCAATTTCTTACATATTTTCATCACCATTTTGGTTATTTCCATCTATCCGTGGTTAGAAACTTTGGCATTTGATACGCAATTAAAAATCACACTCGCTCTAATTTTCCTTTTGGGGATTCCACATGGAGCGATTGATCACATTTTATTGAGAAAAAAGAAACAAAGCACTAAACAGCAAATTCAATTTTATGCTTTTTATTTAGGTTTAATTGGGGCCTATGTAATTACTTGGATTGTTTTCCCCTACTTTAGTTTGGTAGTATTTTTCTTAATTTCATTTTTCCATTTTGGACAATCGCAATTTAGTGATGTAAAAATTGAGGAGAGCAGTAAAGGTAAAAAATTATTGTACCTGTCATGGGGAGGTTCCATTATCAGTGGTTTGTTTTATCATCATTACGATAGGCTAATTGAATTCTTTTTGGAAACCTCTCACTTCAATCAAACGGCAACCATCATTACTCCTACTAGCCTATCTTACTTTTTTGTGATTACTTCTATTGCTACATTCATTTTGATGGCTTATTTACTTTTATTTAAAGTCAATTCAAAAAATAGGTTTTTTAGCGAAATAGGTGTTTTTCTTCTATTACACTTAGCATTCTACACTCTGCCACCATTATTGGCTTTTGCACTTTATTTTGCGGTCTGGCATTCATTGAAGGTGTTGTATGAAGAATACAAATACCTAGGTACCAAAAGGAAGAAATTTAAATTCAATCATTTTATCAAAGAGCTATTGCCTTTTACTTTAATGAGTGTGGCGGGTGTCCTAATTTTATTATTTGCATTTTCATATTTTCAATTCTCTATCTCTCCTTTCTTTTTGACCATTATCTTTTTATCTGTTTTAACGCTTCCCCATAGCGTGGTGATGGATAATTGGTATAAAAAGATGCAAAGAAAGTAA
- a CDS encoding MutS-related protein, protein MSIATKSEYYRQKINQFQNEVEKNRKLTNQFGTIRVLYFLATVISSVYFINERNGFATTLVLLPFPLIFGWLVNKHKSKKRLLILARNRILILDEEIGRLNLKLDCLPNGDRFIDGLHEYAPDMDIFGRHSVFSLVNRSVLNFGQESLAKWFKSPATKEEISDRQQAVEEIKHDFDWRLEWWAESRIKESTKKDDDFTGLFDFFSKSKEEKIKPIFKFIPFIAIFQLVVFFVLSLASYLPWSFVGLGFLINILLLVPIQKIIMRLQSETEHIAVHLEQHKNLFKMAEEKPVASAFLKDLQSHFQNPKASQKINSLSKILNWMHSRAGMMYWVINPFLLIDYWVLNNVVKWKNQYGKDIEGWFNAIGDWEAIMSMADFSFAHENYKPAKISDAKCELKAKDLGHPLLPHEERVCNDFEMKGPGAVTLITGANMSGKSTFERSLGVNMILAQMGAVCCVESLEISPLQLFTSMRTQDNLEENTSSFYAELKRLKQLVDMTKVPQERPIFYLLDEILKGTNSEDRNIGAESLIRQLMKTNSMGLISTHDLSLAKLVDELENFQNNSFNSDVSGEEILFDYKLHDGPCHTFNAVPLMRKMGIEIFKEK, encoded by the coding sequence ATGAGTATTGCCACAAAATCTGAATACTACCGTCAAAAGATTAATCAATTTCAAAATGAAGTTGAGAAAAATAGAAAGCTTACCAATCAATTCGGCACAATAAGGGTCTTATATTTCCTAGCGACCGTAATTTCATCAGTATATTTCATAAATGAAAGAAATGGTTTTGCAACTACTCTAGTACTGTTACCCTTTCCATTAATTTTCGGCTGGTTAGTCAACAAACATAAATCAAAAAAGAGACTTTTAATCCTGGCCAGAAATAGAATATTAATTTTAGATGAAGAAATTGGGCGTTTAAATTTAAAATTAGATTGCCTTCCTAATGGAGATAGGTTTATAGACGGGCTACATGAATATGCTCCGGATATGGATATTTTTGGCAGACATTCAGTATTTTCCTTGGTAAACCGAAGCGTATTAAACTTTGGGCAAGAAAGCTTAGCAAAATGGTTTAAGTCACCGGCAACTAAAGAAGAGATTTCAGACAGACAGCAAGCAGTGGAAGAAATTAAACATGACTTCGACTGGCGTTTAGAATGGTGGGCAGAAAGCCGAATAAAAGAAAGCACAAAAAAAGACGATGATTTCACTGGTCTTTTTGATTTTTTCTCCAAATCGAAAGAAGAGAAAATTAAGCCGATATTTAAATTCATTCCCTTCATTGCCATTTTTCAGTTAGTAGTATTTTTTGTTTTATCCTTAGCAAGTTATCTACCCTGGTCTTTTGTCGGATTAGGCTTTTTAATAAACATATTGCTATTAGTCCCTATTCAGAAAATAATTATGCGTCTGCAGTCAGAAACAGAGCATATTGCAGTCCACTTGGAACAGCATAAGAATCTATTTAAGATGGCGGAAGAGAAGCCAGTTGCTTCGGCATTTTTAAAGGATTTACAAAGCCATTTTCAAAACCCTAAAGCTTCTCAAAAAATCAATTCGTTGTCAAAAATTTTGAATTGGATGCATTCTCGGGCGGGTATGATGTACTGGGTCATTAATCCATTTTTACTGATCGACTATTGGGTCTTAAACAATGTTGTGAAATGGAAAAACCAGTACGGAAAGGATATTGAAGGCTGGTTTAATGCCATTGGTGATTGGGAAGCCATCATGAGTATGGCAGATTTTTCTTTTGCTCATGAGAATTATAAACCTGCTAAAATCTCCGATGCAAAATGTGAACTCAAAGCCAAAGATTTAGGACATCCATTATTGCCTCATGAAGAAAGGGTTTGTAATGATTTTGAAATGAAAGGACCGGGTGCAGTTACCTTAATAACTGGAGCCAATATGAGTGGAAAAAGTACTTTTGAGAGATCATTAGGAGTCAATATGATATTGGCACAAATGGGAGCTGTATGCTGTGTGGAAAGTTTAGAAATTAGTCCTTTGCAATTGTTCACCAGCATGAGAACGCAAGATAACCTTGAAGAAAATACTTCTTCTTTTTATGCCGAATTAAAAAGATTGAAACAGTTGGTAGACATGACCAAAGTTCCACAGGAGAGACCTATATTCTATTTATTAGATGAGATATTGAAAGGCACTAATTCTGAAGACAGAAATATTGGAGCCGAAAGCTTAATCAGGCAACTCATGAAAACCAACAGCATGGGCTTAATTTCTACCCATGATTTATCATTGGCGAAATTGGTAGATGAATTAGAGAATTTCCAAAACAACAGTTTCAATAGTGATGTCAGTGGAGAGGAAATTTTATTTGATTATAAATTGCATGATGGTCCATGCCATACTTTTAATGCGGTTCCGCTGATGAGGAAAATGGGGATCGAGATTTTTAAGGAAAAATAA
- a CDS encoding amidohydrolase family protein: protein MRKILLTVIITLFCSLTWAQIKDAPERTEGEGPWPQLIIRGVTLINGNGAPPTGPVDIVVEQNKIVEIKTVGYPGVEIKEEKRPQLKEGGKELDAAGMYLMPGFVDMHGHIGGEAQGVSAEYVFKLWMGHGITTIRDPSAGNGLDWVLKHKMKSTNNEITAPRILAYTAFGQGSEEAISSPEMARDWVQENAKKGADGIKFFGARPEIMQAALEENKSLGLRSAMHHAQMDVARWNVVNSAKAGLTTMEHWYRLPEALFTDRTVQHYKLDYNYNNEQDRFSEAGKLWEQAAPPYSDKWNEVMNKLLALDFTLDPTFNIYEASRDLMRARRAEWHEEYTFPSLWEFYQPSKISHGSYWHYWGTEEEVSWRKNYQLWMTFVNEYKNRGGRVTTGSDSGFIFQLYGFAYIREMELLREAGFHPLEIMMSATMNGAEALGMEDKIGTVEIGKLADFVIVEENPLENLKALYGTGAIKLTEDNEVVRVGGVKYTIKDGIIYDAQKLLEDVKEMVKEEKKKSGYEIKQPGME, encoded by the coding sequence ATGAGAAAGATTTTACTTACAGTAATAATAACGCTTTTTTGCTCTCTCACTTGGGCTCAAATAAAAGATGCGCCCGAAAGAACAGAAGGAGAAGGACCTTGGCCTCAACTGATTATTCGAGGTGTTACCCTAATTAACGGAAATGGAGCGCCACCGACTGGCCCAGTGGATATAGTGGTAGAGCAAAACAAAATTGTGGAAATCAAAACTGTTGGCTATCCCGGAGTAGAAATTAAAGAAGAAAAAAGGCCACAATTAAAAGAAGGTGGAAAAGAACTGGATGCCGCAGGCATGTACTTAATGCCAGGTTTTGTAGATATGCATGGGCACATAGGTGGGGAAGCACAAGGCGTATCTGCCGAGTATGTCTTTAAATTATGGATGGGGCATGGTATCACGACTATTCGGGACCCATCTGCCGGCAATGGGTTAGATTGGGTATTAAAGCATAAAATGAAAAGTACCAATAATGAAATTACTGCCCCAAGAATATTGGCTTATACTGCTTTCGGACAAGGAAGTGAGGAGGCCATCAGCAGTCCTGAAATGGCCAGAGATTGGGTGCAAGAAAATGCCAAAAAAGGTGCGGATGGCATCAAGTTTTTTGGCGCAAGACCTGAAATTATGCAAGCGGCTTTGGAAGAAAACAAAAGTTTAGGCTTACGGTCTGCCATGCATCATGCGCAGATGGATGTTGCAAGATGGAATGTGGTCAATTCAGCTAAGGCAGGTTTAACGACCATGGAACATTGGTATAGGTTACCAGAAGCATTATTCACAGATAGAACAGTTCAACACTACAAGCTAGACTATAATTATAATAATGAGCAAGACCGTTTCTCAGAGGCTGGTAAATTGTGGGAACAGGCAGCTCCCCCTTATTCGGATAAATGGAATGAGGTAATGAATAAATTATTGGCTCTGGATTTTACGCTTGACCCCACTTTCAACATTTACGAAGCCAGTAGGGATTTAATGCGAGCCAGAAGAGCCGAATGGCATGAAGAATATACCTTTCCTTCTTTATGGGAATTCTATCAGCCTAGCAAAATTTCTCACGGTTCCTATTGGCATTATTGGGGAACAGAGGAAGAGGTGAGCTGGAGAAAAAACTACCAATTGTGGATGACTTTTGTCAACGAATATAAAAATAGAGGAGGACGCGTTACTACCGGATCGGATTCAGGTTTTATATTCCAACTTTACGGATTTGCCTACATCCGAGAAATGGAATTACTCAGAGAGGCTGGTTTCCATCCCTTGGAAATTATGATGTCTGCTACCATGAACGGTGCCGAGGCTTTGGGTATGGAAGACAAAATCGGCACGGTAGAAATCGGAAAACTGGCTGACTTTGTGATAGTGGAAGAAAACCCTCTGGAGAACTTAAAAGCTTTGTACGGAACAGGCGCCATTAAATTGACCGAAGATAATGAAGTAGTCAGAGTTGGAGGGGTAAAATACACGATCAAAGACGGAATAATATATGATGCTCAAAAACTCTTAGAAGACGTAAAAGAGATGGTGAAGGAAGAAAAAAAGAAGAGTGGCTATGAGATAAAGCAACCCGGAATGGAATAA
- a CDS encoding Glu/Leu/Phe/Val family dehydrogenase encodes MSQNQEYSLFEDVCSFVDDAAQHMELHPGLLEQIKQCNSIYKFHFPIRMEDGSYEVVKGYRVQHSHHKLPTKGGIRFSEMVNEQEVMGLSALMTYKCAMVNIPFGGAKGGVNIDPLKYNARQLEKVTRRYTSELIKKKFIGPAIDVPAPDYGTGAREMAWIVDTYEAFNPEAINAKACVTGKPLSQHGIEGRTEATGMGVYIGIREAVSVEDDMKELGLTTGLKGKKIIIQGLGNVGFYSAKYLTEAGAKVIGIAEWNGGIWDEDGINIEELKKHQVEHKTLEGYGKGEFIKNSIEIMEYPCDILVPAALENQITSENAPKIQAKIIGEAANGPITKEAEKILLDRGIMVIPDMYLNAGGVTVSYFEWLKNLSRVSFGKLEKRYDMEKYKFLVDSIENATGDAFNQEQRDAIVRGASERDLVISGLEETMVTAYHDMNKMRKDKKIKSLRTAAFILAIERIAVSYTDMGIFP; translated from the coding sequence ATGTCACAAAATCAAGAGTATAGCTTGTTCGAGGATGTTTGTAGTTTCGTAGATGATGCAGCTCAGCACATGGAACTTCACCCTGGATTATTAGAACAAATCAAACAGTGTAACAGTATTTATAAATTTCACTTTCCAATCCGGATGGAAGATGGTTCCTACGAAGTAGTGAAAGGCTATAGGGTACAGCATTCACATCATAAGCTCCCGACCAAAGGAGGTATCCGATTTAGTGAGATGGTAAATGAACAAGAGGTGATGGGCTTATCTGCCTTGATGACCTATAAATGTGCCATGGTTAATATCCCGTTTGGCGGGGCCAAAGGAGGTGTGAACATAGACCCATTAAAGTATAATGCTCGTCAGTTAGAAAAAGTAACGAGAAGATATACTTCTGAATTAATCAAAAAGAAATTTATTGGCCCTGCAATTGATGTACCTGCTCCTGATTATGGAACAGGAGCTCGAGAAATGGCCTGGATAGTGGATACGTATGAAGCTTTTAATCCGGAGGCCATTAATGCCAAGGCATGTGTAACAGGTAAGCCACTTTCACAGCATGGAATTGAAGGTAGAACTGAAGCTACAGGAATGGGGGTTTATATAGGAATTCGTGAGGCGGTTAGTGTAGAAGATGATATGAAGGAATTGGGCTTAACCACAGGTTTAAAAGGAAAGAAGATCATCATTCAAGGTTTAGGTAATGTTGGTTTTTACTCAGCCAAATATTTGACTGAAGCTGGAGCCAAAGTTATAGGTATTGCCGAATGGAATGGCGGTATTTGGGATGAAGACGGAATAAATATTGAGGAACTAAAAAAGCATCAGGTTGAGCATAAGACTTTGGAAGGCTATGGGAAAGGGGAGTTTATTAAAAACTCAATTGAAATAATGGAATATCCTTGTGATATTTTAGTTCCTGCTGCATTGGAAAACCAAATCACAAGCGAAAATGCGCCAAAAATACAAGCTAAGATAATAGGGGAGGCCGCCAATGGTCCTATCACAAAGGAAGCAGAAAAAATACTATTGGATAGAGGTATAATGGTTATTCCAGATATGTATTTGAATGCTGGTGGTGTGACTGTTTCTTATTTCGAATGGTTAAAAAACTTATCCAGAGTTTCATTCGGAAAATTGGAAAAGCGGTATGACATGGAAAAGTATAAATTTTTGGTTGATAGTATAGAAAATGCAACTGGGGATGCATTCAACCAAGAGCAAAGAGATGCTATTGTTAGAGGGGCAAGCGAGAGAGATTTAGTGATTTCTGGACTGGAAGAAACGATGGTAACTGCTTATCATGATATGAATAAGATGCGTAAGGATAAAAAAATTAAAAGCTTGAGAACTGCCGCTTTCATCCTGGCAATTGAAAGGATTGCAGTTAGCTACACTGATATGGGAATTTTCCCTTGA
- a CDS encoding 3-hydroxyacyl-CoA dehydrogenase family protein, giving the protein MNILVVGDPKNQEEITAKFGKKHQIISFDDLTEITKEAFFAADVVFDFFIAEEPEALEFYEQRPDLTVFTNMAMSSFGKLKIYQHKTQNTVFGFNGLPTFINRSILECTLQDENEKEKLNLICGKLGTEFEIVEDRVGMVTPRIICMIINEAFYTVQEGTASSEDIDLGMKLGTNYPFGPFEWSEKIGLENVYELLEFVYDDTKEERYKICPRLKKEYLALT; this is encoded by the coding sequence ATGAATATACTTGTTGTCGGAGACCCAAAAAACCAAGAGGAAATCACAGCAAAATTTGGAAAGAAGCACCAAATCATTTCTTTTGATGATCTTACTGAGATCACCAAAGAGGCTTTTTTCGCAGCAGATGTGGTTTTTGATTTTTTTATAGCAGAAGAACCCGAAGCACTTGAATTTTACGAGCAGCGACCAGACCTGACAGTTTTTACGAATATGGCCATGAGTTCATTTGGAAAGCTGAAAATCTATCAGCATAAAACACAGAACACGGTGTTCGGCTTTAATGGCTTGCCCACTTTCATCAATAGAAGTATTTTAGAATGCACGCTTCAGGATGAAAATGAAAAGGAAAAATTAAACCTAATTTGTGGTAAACTAGGGACTGAATTCGAGATTGTAGAAGACAGAGTAGGCATGGTGACTCCAAGAATTATTTGCATGATTATCAATGAGGCCTTCTACACAGTCCAAGAAGGAACAGCTTCGAGTGAAGATATCGATTTAGGTATGAAGTTAGGTACCAATTATCCCTTTGGGCCATTTGAATGGAGTGAAAAAATCGGTCTGGAAAATGTCTATGAACTATTGGAATTCGTTTACGATGATACTAAGGAAGAAAGATATAAAATCTGTCCTAGGTTAAAGAAAGAATATTTAGCTTTAACGTAG
- a CDS encoding RidA family protein, which produces MSKQIIQTKAAPAPIGPYNQAILAGNTLYVSGQIALDAQSGELINENITEETHQVMKNLEAILSEAGLGFSDVVKCSIFVKDMGNFATINEAYGMYFKENPPARETVEVARLPKDVNVEISCIATK; this is translated from the coding sequence ATGAGTAAACAAATCATTCAAACAAAAGCAGCACCAGCACCAATTGGGCCTTATAATCAGGCCATTTTAGCAGGCAATACATTATATGTTTCAGGCCAAATAGCCTTGGACGCGCAATCCGGAGAATTGATCAATGAAAATATAACAGAGGAAACCCATCAGGTCATGAAAAATTTAGAAGCCATTCTTTCGGAGGCTGGTTTGGGCTTTTCGGATGTAGTAAAATGCAGTATTTTCGTGAAAGACATGGGCAATTTTGCCACCATAAATGAAGCCTATGGTATGTACTTTAAGGAAAACCCACCTGCACGGGAAACAGTGGAAGTAGCTAGGCTGCCTAAAGATGTAAATGTGGAAATCAGTTGTATCGCAACTAAGTAA
- a CDS encoding DUF4260 domain-containing protein, with product MKNLIRLEELAMFALSILLFANLPFAWWWFLVLLLAPDIGMIGYAFGNKAGAFAYNLFHHKGIAILIYSLGWWLSNDFMICGGIILFGHASMDRIFGYGLKYEKGFKFTHLGEIGK from the coding sequence ATGAAAAACCTAATCCGACTTGAAGAACTGGCAATGTTTGCTTTATCCATATTGCTTTTTGCTAATCTACCCTTTGCTTGGTGGTGGTTTCTCGTTTTACTTCTAGCACCTGATATAGGTATGATTGGTTATGCATTTGGAAACAAAGCCGGAGCCTTTGCCTATAACCTTTTTCATCATAAAGGAATCGCTATTTTAATCTATTCTTTAGGATGGTGGCTCAGCAATGACTTTATGATATGTGGAGGAATCATTTTATTTGGTCATGCCAGTATGGACAGAATATTTGGATATGGATTGAAGTATGAGAAAGGTTTCAAGTTTACTCACTTAGGAGAGATT